CATCTGACCGTTGAGCCGTCCGACGATCCATGTTCAATGCATCTTAAAAACATACTCTTTGGGGAATTGCCTGTTTATAAATCGCCCAAACACACACGTAACATCAAAGGAAAAGCAGAAGGAGTCCTTCGAGGAGGAAATCTATCTGTGCTTTACGGAATGAGAGGTACTCCATTTGACATCCCTGCAGAAGGAACGATTTTATTCCTTGAGGACATAGGAGAACGACCATATCATATTGACCGGATGATGCATAACCTGAAGCTTGGAGGGATTCTTGAGAAAATTTCAGGCTTGATAATAGGACAATTCACAGAATATGATGAGGATCCGTCAATGGGTAAAGAGGTATATGAGATGATTGCCGACCTGGTTAAACCTTATGGTTATCCGGTATGCTTTGATTTCCCGGTTGGACATATTGCCAACAACGTACCTTTGATTTGTGGTGGAGAAGTTGAACTGATTGTAGAAGACAACGGTGCAGAGTTGATATTCAAATAATCTGTACTTTCGTATAATTTTGTGAAAACAAGGGTACAAAAAAGAATTATCTACTTAAAGATTTGTACTTTTGAAACATAAACTCAAATAGTCAAAGAATGAAAAAGAACTATTTTCTGCTGATATTGGCAACGCTGCTTTTTGCATGCGCTTCCTGCGGAACTAACAACAAATCTTCCAACCAGAAAGAAGAGATAGTAAAAGCACCCGACTTTGATGCTGATAGTGCATACAATTATGTAAAGGCTCAGGTCGATTTTGGTCCGAGAGTTCCCAATACAAAAGAGCATAAAAACTGCGGAGAATATCTTGCCGGAAAACTGACTTCTTTCGGTGCTAAGGTCACCAATCAGTATGCAGATCTTATAGCTTACGACGGAACACTCCTAAAAGGACGCAATATTATAGGATCATATAATCCCGAAACAAAAAAAAGAGTACTGCTGTTTGCTCATTGGGACACTCGTCCGTGGGCTGACAATGATAAAGATGAATCAAAACATCACACTCCTATTTTAGGAGCCAATGACGCCGCCAGCGGTGTGGGAGTTCTTCTTGAAATTGCCCGTCAAATTAATAAAAAAGCTCCATCAATCGGAGTAGACATCATCTTCTTTGATGCGGAGGATTATGGCACACCGGAGTTCTATAATGGAGAACATAAAGAAGAGAGCTGGTGTCTGGGAACACAATATTGGGCAAACAACCCGCATGTTGAAGGATACAATGCCCGTTTCGGAATACTGCTTGACATGGTTGGTGGAAAAGGAGCCACTTTTTATAAAGAAGGATATTCAAAACAGTTTGCAGAACCAATAGTTAAGAAAGTTTGGAGCAAAGCTTCTTCATTGGGATATAACAGTTATTTTATAAATGAGGATGGAGGACTGGTTACAGACGATCACCTTTTTGTAAATCGTATTGCAAGGATCCCTTGCATTGACATCATTCCGACAGATATGAGCAGTCAGGAGGGCGGATTCGGTGCATTCTGGCATACAACGGATGATAATATGAATATCATAGACCGTTCAACGCTCAAAGCTGTAGGACAAACCGTTTTAGAGGTATTATATAACGAAAAATAATTTTGAAATAAAAATCATATGACCATTAATGAATTACAGGAAGAGGTAATTGAAGAATTCAGCAGTTTCGATGACTGGATGGATAGATATCAGTTACTTATTGATTTAGGAAACGAACAGGAACCTTTGGAAGAACAATATAAGACGGAACAAAACCTGATTCAAGGATGCCAAAGCCGGGTATGGCTTCAGGCAGATCAGATTGACGGGAAACTCATTTTCAAGGCAGAGAGTGATGCTCTTATTGTAAAAGGAATCATTGCTCTTCTAATAAAAGTAGTATCAGATCATACGCCTGATGAAATACTGGAAAGCGAACTTTATTTCATTGACAGAATCGGATTGAGAGAGCATCTTTCACCTACCCGTAGCAACGGCCTTCTGTCAATGGTCAAACAAATGAGAATGTACGCACTGGCATACAAAGCAAAAGGAGGAAATTAAGAAATCCTCCTTTGCTCTACTATAAGTACTATCAACGAAGTAAGGAATAGTATACCTGTCGAGGTAACGGCAATGTACCCCCACTCATATTTCCATGTAAAAAAGGAGACTCCAAAAAGTAGGGCAGTAAGAATAAAAGAGATCGTATCACGCTTTATCCTGCTTTTCTGTCTGAGCCGATCATGAATCTTTTTCTCATCAATCAGTAATCCGCATCCTACGGATCGAACAAGTATCTGCATGTTCCGAGGAGAGATCATAGCTGGATCATATTCTACTTTCATCAACATGTTTGAAGGATTTACTGAAACTTCTGTAACTCCCAACTGGGAATTAATGATCCGCTTAATCCATTGTATCTTTTCTTTATGCCTGATGTTAGTAATCAGAAACACTCCCTTTGTGATTGTATCCATATCTCTGCCATTAAATTAATATCGTTTTCGCAACACTGGCAATACAAACAACAAAGAAAGAGAGAATAAAGTTCATTTTAAGATTCCGCAAACATTGCTCTTTTCAAAGTAAATAAGAGATTAAAACGTGACAGTTTAAGAGACAAATGGCTTGTTTCTAAATATTTCCTCAACTTTACGCTGGTCATCCTGAATCTGAGCCTTCAATGCATCCAGACCATTAAATTTGACCTCCGGACGGATACGTTTTACAAAAGAGACCTTTATTTCTTTTCCATAAATATCCTCATTAAAGTCTAGAATATTTACCTCCAGTGTACGATTAAGTCCATCATCAATGGTCGGTCGATGCCCGATATTCATCATCCCGGCAAAATTCTTCTCTTCAACAGTGACTTGAACTGCATAAACACCGTCGGCTGGAATAATTTTATCCGGATCAGGGTTCAGATTAGCTGTCGGAAAGCCAATGGTTCGTCCTAACTGCTGTCCGGTAACAACCTCTCCTTCCAAATAATAGTTGTATCCCAAAAACTGATTCGCCAAATCCAAGTCTGCTCCCGAAAGAGCCTTACGGATAGCAGAAGAACTGATTTTCAATCCTTCTTGCATGAAAGGCTCTGCCTGAATCACTTCCATTCCTATCTCCTGTCCGCATAGGCAATAATCTTCAAATCCTTCACTTCGTTTATGGCCAAAACGATGATCGTATCCAATAACGAGTGAATCAACTTTGAACTGCTTTTTGAGAACACCGGTCATAAACTCACTTGCTGTAAGTGATGATATCTCGGCGTTAAAATTCAACAGAAAGCAGTAATCTACTCCTGTCTGACTTAATAGATGCACTTTCTCCTCAAAAGTTGAAAGGAGCTCAATACGGTGAGACGGATCAAGAACTTTGCGTGGATGCACAGGAAAAGTGATCAGAGCGGAAGGTAATCCCTTGCGTTTCGCCACTTCTTTTATTTGTTCTATGAGAAAACGGTGTCCTTGATGAACACCATCAAAAAAACCAATGGTAGCAACGCAGGGCTCTATGTTACAATCTTTTGGATCGGAAACAATTCTCATCTTCTCATTATTTAAAAATATGCCCCCAATCCTCGTGTGCTTTGGGGGTATATGTATGAATGCCAAGTGACTGAGCTGTTATGCAATTGGCCTCGGAATCATCAATAAAGAATGTATCTTCCGGTTGGATACCTGTTACTGCCATTACTGTTTCAAAAATCTCTTTCGAAGGTTTTAACTGATGCATTTGATAAGAGAGAAATATCTTCTCAAAGAAATCCTCAACCTGAAGGTTCTTGTATGAAAAAAATCGTTCACACGACATTTCCCAGTGAATAGCATTCGTATTACTTAGCAGGAAAACAGAGTAATGTTCACGAAGTTTCAGCAGCAAGTCAAGTTTATAAGTGGGTACGTTCACCAGAAAACTATTCCAGGCATCATCTATCTGTTTATCACTCATCTCTTTACCAACAGTCTGTCTTAATTCATCATGAAACTGGTCGGTTGTAATTTCGCCCTTTTCGAGTTTCATGAGTAATCCCTGCTGATAATAAGGATTCAGCATTTCTTCGATGCAGTCGGCTCCCATCGCCTTAAACGACTCGATGCAACGGGAGCGATCAAGATCAACCAGTACTCCTCCGAAATCCAGTATCAGGTTTTTAATTTTATGATTCATCTTTTATTGCTTTTCAAGCGTTTGAATAAGCGTAGCAACTCACCAACCCACAACACAACAGAGGTTAAACCGAAAATAGCTGCCCAGGTACTAAGACTAAGAGGCTCCGTACGGAATACCTTACCGCCAAACTGTACAATGAGGAACTGACCTGCAAGGATCAGCACCAATACAAGTTCTATTCCGTATGATTTTCTGATTCCTTTGAACGCAGAATCATTGGTGCCAAATACACGGGCGTTGAAGAGGTTCCAGAATTGCAGCATCACAAACGTAGTAAAGAATACCGTCAGGTTGTGCACACTCATATCACCGATATTTCCGGTATAGTGATAAATCATTCCTAAAAGAAGAACCAGAAAGGCGCCACCTACTCCAAGAATGTTATAACGCATCTGCTTTGAGATAATAAAGTCGGTACCCTTACGTGGCTTTTCTTTCATAACCTCGTCACTAGGCGGAATTGAGGCAAGTGCCAAGGCGGCAAAAGTATCCATAATCAGGTTCACCCAAAGCATCTGTGTAACCGTCAGCGGAAGTTCAGTCCCGATAAATGCACCAAGCAGTACAATAAGCAATGCCACAAAGTTAATGGTCAGCTGGAAAACTATAAAGCGCTGAATATTCTTGTACAGAGAACGCCCCCACATTACTGCGGTACTGATGCTGTTAAATGAATCGTCCATCAGTGTAATATCACTGGCTTCTTTAGCTACAGAGGTTCCTGTACCCATGGAAAGTCCCACCTGAGCGTGATTCAAGGCTGGAGCATCATTTGTTCCGTCACCGGTAACAGCTACCACTGCACCTTTTTGCTGCAGCAACTGAACAAGTCGTTGCTTATCTGTAGGACGAGCTCGCGACATAATCTTCAGGTCCAATACTCTATCCAGCAACTCCTCATCGCTGAGTTCGGCAAAACCGGCACCTGTTATATGGTTCCGTTCGGTATCTTTCTCTGTCCATAGACCAATCTGGCGGGCAATCTCCTTTGCTGTTCCCGGAGTATCACCTGTCACAATCTTCACATCGATTCCTGCCGACTGACATTTGCCTACTGCAGCAGGCACATCCAGACGGATCGGGTCGGATATGGCCACAACTCCCAGGAAGTTTAAGTCATTCCCGGCAGCCAGGTCCACACAATCATTCGGTGTACTTGCATCCACTATTTTATAAGCAAATCCCAGCGTACGCATGGCCATATTCTGATATGCCAGCAATTGCGCTTCAATGGTTGGGCGATATTCTGCCGCAGGCACCACTTTATCACCAAGGATTACCTGTTTACATTTTCCCAATACAATTTCGGGAGCCCCTTTCATGTAAAGTATCTTCTTTCCTTCCAGAAGTGAGGACTGTACCAACGTAGCCATGAACTTCCTTTCGGTAGAGAATGTGAGTTGATCGTACACTTTAGCATCTTCGCGAAGTTCAAGATAATTCACATTCTGAGAATTGAGCCATAAAAGCAATGCAACTTCAGTTGGGTTACCTACCCCTTTAGGTTTATCGTTCTCAGAGCTTTCTTCCAGAAATGCGGTTGAATTTGAACTGATGCCTTCTTTTATCAAGCTGCTGATTTTATCATTAGCTAGCACTCCACTTTCTTTAAGTCCAAAAAACTTGGTTTCGTGCACCTGCATCAGGTTTTGGGTCAGTGTACCTGTCTTATCGGTACAGATTACGGTAACCGCTCCCATCGTTTCGCATGCATGCATCTTGCGCACAAGGTTATTAGTAGAAAGCATACGACGCATATTCAGAGCCAGACTGAGCGTTACACTCATTGGCAATCCTTCCGGAACAGCAACTACAATCAAGGTAACCGCCATCATAAAGTATTTAAGTACTAACTGGAATACCGCCATATAAGATTGCCAGTTATCCAATTCGGTCTTATCAAGCCCGTATGCAAGGAAACCTGCTACAGCCGCAATCAGGAATGAGAAGATTGCTATCAGTGTCCAAAACCAAGATGAACGACGGTTAATTGCTTCAGAGAATTTATGAGGCATCCACATTTTAATGGAAGCAATCATCAATCCCAGGATTGCAGCAATCGAGATGATTTTAGGACCAATCAGTTTAACCTGAGCCGCCCCTTCATATTCCAGCGAACTGGCAAACAATACATCTTTGACAAAGAAAACAAGGAAGGTAGCCAGTGCAACTGAAAAACCGATGGTTCCAACAAACGTTGCCAGTTTGGTTAACTGGATGTTCAGTGGAGTAGGCTCCTCATTCTTTTCGGTGGACTGCTTGGCAACCTTACCAATCTCAGTTGCATCACCTACACGAAGCACCTCCATAATACCGTGCCCATCAACTACAGTTGTACCACGCATCACCATATTAGAAGCGTAAGTTGCCTCTTCATCAAATTGCGATTCATCAGTTGTTTTTTCCACAATAGGTTCTCCGGTCAGGTTAGATTCATTGATCTGCATGGAGATTGCTTCGATCAATTCTCCATCTGCAGGCACTTCCTCACCGGTTTCAAGAATCACAATATCACCCACTACTATATCTTTCCGTGGAATTTCCTGTATTTTCCCGT
The Bacteroides sedimenti genome window above contains:
- a CDS encoding S66 peptidase family protein, yielding MSTFQFPPILKSGDKVTIISPAGKIDKNFLNGAKKTIESWGLKVAFSKHAAGENGRFSGSTKQRIADLQSAMDDEETKAILCSRGGYGAIHLIDQISFTKFLEHPKWLLGYSDITLLHGLFQQKGFASIHSLMARHLTVEPSDDPCSMHLKNILFGELPVYKSPKHTRNIKGKAEGVLRGGNLSVLYGMRGTPFDIPAEGTILFLEDIGERPYHIDRMMHNLKLGGILEKISGLIIGQFTEYDEDPSMGKEVYEMIADLVKPYGYPVCFDFPVGHIANNVPLICGGEVELIVEDNGAELIFK
- a CDS encoding M20 family metallopeptidase, encoding MKKNYFLLILATLLFACASCGTNNKSSNQKEEIVKAPDFDADSAYNYVKAQVDFGPRVPNTKEHKNCGEYLAGKLTSFGAKVTNQYADLIAYDGTLLKGRNIIGSYNPETKKRVLLFAHWDTRPWADNDKDESKHHTPILGANDAASGVGVLLEIARQINKKAPSIGVDIIFFDAEDYGTPEFYNGEHKEESWCLGTQYWANNPHVEGYNARFGILLDMVGGKGATFYKEGYSKQFAEPIVKKVWSKASSLGYNSYFINEDGGLVTDDHLFVNRIARIPCIDIIPTDMSSQEGGFGAFWHTTDDNMNIIDRSTLKAVGQTVLEVLYNEK
- a CDS encoding SufE family protein, whose amino-acid sequence is MTINELQEEVIEEFSSFDDWMDRYQLLIDLGNEQEPLEEQYKTEQNLIQGCQSRVWLQADQIDGKLIFKAESDALIVKGIIALLIKVVSDHTPDEILESELYFIDRIGLREHLSPTRSNGLLSMVKQMRMYALAYKAKGGN
- a CDS encoding bifunctional riboflavin kinase/FAD synthetase, coding for MRIVSDPKDCNIEPCVATIGFFDGVHQGHRFLIEQIKEVAKRKGLPSALITFPVHPRKVLDPSHRIELLSTFEEKVHLLSQTGVDYCFLLNFNAEISSLTASEFMTGVLKKQFKVDSLVIGYDHRFGHKRSEGFEDYCLCGQEIGMEVIQAEPFMQEGLKISSSAIRKALSGADLDLANQFLGYNYYLEGEVVTGQQLGRTIGFPTANLNPDPDKIIPADGVYAVQVTVEEKNFAGMMNIGHRPTIDDGLNRTLEVNILDFNEDIYGKEIKVSFVKRIRPEVKFNGLDALKAQIQDDQRKVEEIFRNKPFVS
- a CDS encoding HAD family hydrolase, which translates into the protein MNHKIKNLILDFGGVLVDLDRSRCIESFKAMGADCIEEMLNPYYQQGLLMKLEKGEITTDQFHDELRQTVGKEMSDKQIDDAWNSFLVNVPTYKLDLLLKLREHYSVFLLSNTNAIHWEMSCERFFSYKNLQVEDFFEKIFLSYQMHQLKPSKEIFETVMAVTGIQPEDTFFIDDSEANCITAQSLGIHTYTPKAHEDWGHIFK